The nucleotide window GGCCCAGCAGTACCTGGCAGCGCTGCGCAAGTTGCCGGAGGGCCGCCCGGCTGCTGCCGACCTGAGCAAGGAAATTCGGGAAATGAAATAGCGCATGGCTCCGGCAGCGGCCGTACCTTGCCGTCATATTCGCCGTTTGCCTTCGTGTGCTCATGAAAATCACCCCCAAAATCACCCCGATTTACCAGACCTCCGTCTTCAAGTTTGATGACTTAAACGAACTGGAGCAATATTTTGGGGAGCCGGGCAGCCGGTATATGTACTCGCGCAACGGCAACCCGAACTCCGACGAGCTGGCCGAGGCGGTCAATAAGCTGGAGGGTGGGGTAGGGGCCATTGCTACGGGTTCGGGGATGGCCGCCATTTTTGCTGCTATTTTGGCCTATTGCCAGGCCGGGGACCATGTGCTGTGCGCCGCTGATATCTACGGGGGCTCATCGTCATTGTTGAACGCTGAACTGAGCCGGATGGGTATCACCGTCACGTATGTGCCGTTTGAGCAGCTCTACACACTGGATGAATTTGTGCAGCCCACAACGCGGCTGCTACTGGCCGAAACCATCAGCAACCCGCTGCTGCGCGTAGCCGACCTGCAGAGCCTGGCCACCGAGTGCCACCGGCACGGGTTGAAGCTGGTAGTCGACAACACGTTTGCCTCGCCCATTATTACCCGGCCGCTGGAGCTCGGCGCTGATATTACGCTGCACAGCGTAACCAAATACATTGCCGGGCACAGCGACGTGACGGCGGGCGTAGTGGTAACCAACGACGCGGAAACAGCAGCCCGGCTTAAGCAAATCGGCGTATTTTATGGCCTCACGTTAAGCCCCATGGAAAGCTGGCTGGCGGTGCGCGGCCTCAAGACCCTGCGGCTGCGCATGCGTGAGCATAGTGCCAACGCCCTGGCCATTGCCCATTTTTTGGCTGCTCACCCAAAAGTGCGGCAGGTCAATTACCCGGGTTTGGATGCCCACCCGCAGCACGCGCTGGCCCGGGAGCAGGGGGCCGGACAGTTTGGGGGCATGATGTCGTTTTTGCTGGCGGATGAGGCCTCGGCCGTCAATGATTTGATGCACCGCACCAAGCGGTTTCCCTTTGCGCCCTCCCTGGCCGGCGTCGATTCGTCCTTGTCGTACCCGCTGGGCACTTCCCACCGCTACCTGAGCTCCGAGCAGCAGCAGGAGCTGGGAATTACCGTGGGGTTGGTGCGCTTGTCGGTGGGTATTGAGCCCCTGGAAGAGCTCTTGGCCGACCTGGCGCAGGCCCTGGATTAAGTGACAAACCGGCCGAAATAGACAGAAGCAGACAACTTATTAAGTCTGATTAGTCGAGGTCAGTTGATTGATATTCAAGGTTGTAATAGTGTAAATCAGCCCAAGTAAAAGTCTGTAAGGAGCGTTTTTTGCCGTTGCGTTTGCCTGGAAGGTGCCGTATTTCGTCCTGGTACTACGGTACTGCTGGACTGAATCCGGCTTCCTTTCACGCTTTCAAACGTCATTGCTCATGGCTTCTGCTTCGTCCCGCTTGCCGCTTCCGCTTAAGCTTGTTGTCAGCGCCTTTCTGGCGGTGATGGTGCCCGTATATTACCTCAACTACGGCGCTACCAACTTCCTGTATTTCTGCGACATTGCCCTGCTGCTGTGCTTTATCAGTCTGTGGACGGAGTCGGCGCTGCCAGCTTCTATGGCCGCCGTCGGGATTCTGCTGCCCCAGGCCTTCTGGTGCGCCGACTTTCTGGGCGAGTTGCTGGGCGTGCGGCTGGTGGGCATGACGTCCTACATGTTTGACCCCAACCGGTCGTTGTTTCTGCGTGGCCTGTCGTTCTTCCACGGCTGGCTGCCGTTTCTGCTGCTGTTTTTGGTGAAGCGCCTGGGCTACGACCGGCGCGCCCTGTGGGCCTGGACGGGCCTGGGCTGGAGCTTGTGTCTGGTGGCGTATTTTCTGCTGCCCGCCGCTGGTACCGTAATGTCTGACCCCAAAATTCCGGTCAACATAAACTACGTGTTCGGCTTCGACGATGCCCAGGCCCAAACTTGGCTACCGGCCCCGGTATACCTGGTGTGCTGGATGGCGACCCTACTGGCCTTGGTTTATGTGCCAACTCACTTTGTGCTCCGCAAAGTGTTCCAGAGCCCGATGCAACTCGCTAAAGGCCCTGAAAAGCCCCAAAGTAACGCGCGAATGGCCGCGTAACAGTCTACGAAGTATATACCAGGTCCTTAAGTCTTGTACTAGCTTCCCCTGCTTTTGTACGGCTTGTACTGCCTAGTGAACTATATGTACTGCTCCACTGGAGTATGTACTAAATAAGAGGCGAAATCAGGGAGCCAGAATTTCGCGCAATGCGCTGGCGACGCGCTGCAATTCGGTCTCTGTCAGGGCTGAGCCGGAGGGCAGGCACAGGCCACGGGCGAATAAGTCGGCGCTGACGGCCTGGCCGTAGCGCGGAGCATGAGCGAAAAGCGGCTGCTGGTGCAGGGGTTTCCACAACGGCCGGGACTCAATATTGTGCGTTTCCAGGTGTTGGCGCACTTGCTCGGGCGTAACAGAAGTGTGCTCCGGGTCGAGGGTAATAGTGGTGAGCCAGCGGTTGGAGGTGCCCAGAGCCGGTTCGGTGGGACCAAACTGCAAGGCCGGCACGTCGCGCAGGTTCTTCTGGTACCACTGATAATTTTCCCGGCGGCTTTTTACGCGGCTGTCAATCAGCTCCATTTGCCCGCGGCCAATGCCGGCCAGGATGTTGCTGAGCCGGTAGTTGTAGCCCACGGTCGAGTGTTGGTAATACGGCGCCGGATCTTTGGCCTGAGTAGCCAGAAAGCGGGTTTTCTCGGCCCAGGTAGCTTGGTTGGTAACCAGCGCCCCGCCGCTGCTGGTGGTAATAATCTTGTTGCCGTTAAAAGAGAAAACGCCTATGTGGCCGAAGGTGCCCAGCCGGCGCCCGTCGTAGCGGGAGCCCAGGGCTTCGGCGGCGTCTTCCAGCACCGGTATATCATGGGCTTCGGCAACGGCCAGCAGCTGCTGGAGCAGGGCGGGCATACCGTAAAGGTGCACCAAAATCAAGGCTTTGGGCTTTTTACCCTTGCGCAGCCGGTCTTCGATAGCCTCGCGCAGCCGGTCGGGGCACATATTCCAGGTTGTCGGCTCACTGTCCACGAATACCGGCGTGGCGCCCAGGTACAAAATCGGGTTGGCCGTGGCGACAAACGTGAATGAGGGGCAGAGCACCTCGTCGCCTGGACCCACGCCCAGCAAGATCAAGCCCAGGTGAATAGCAGCCGTGCCCGACGACAGTGCCACGCAGTGGGCCGCACCCGTATACTGGCAGATATCCTGCTCGAAGCCGGTGAGGTTGGGGCCAGCCGGAGCCACCCAGTTGTCCTCAATGGCTTTGTGCACGTAGTTGAGCTCGTGGCGGCCGAGATGGGGCGGGGAAAGGAAAATACGGTCGTAATCCTGGCTATGCATGCATTTTGATAACGGTGGCGGGCACTCCCACAGCAGTGCAGTCGGCGGGCAGGTCGCGCACGGCTACGGCCCCGGCACCCACGATGGTGCGGGCCCCAATGCGGACCTGGTTGATAACGGTGGCATTGGTGCCCAAGTACACGCCGGTGCTCAGGTGCGCTTCCCCACCCACGTTGGCGTGGGGCATCAGGGAGCAAAAATCGTCGAGTACGGCGTCGTGGCCGATGGTGCAGCCCAGGTTGAGCAGCACGTGGCGGCCCAGGCGGATATCGGTGGTCAGAATGCAGCCTTGGCCGACAATGCAGCCTTCGCCCAGCTCGATGTGCTGGTAAGGCTGGCAGGCTACGGCCGGGTGCACCAGGGTGGCAAAGCGCAGCCGCGGCGAGGTGAGGCTGCCGGCAATGGCGGCCCGGCTGTGACCATTGCCCACGGCGATACTGACGTGCAGGTCCTCGGTCGTAGCGTTAAGAGCCGCCGCGTTGCCCAAGTACGGCAGGCCGTGAATGGTAGGGTTGGCCGGAGCCTGGTCGTCGTAGAAACCAGTCAGCTCCCACGTGGGCCGGGCTTCGTTGATTTGCCGGGCCAGCACCAAAACTTCTCGGCCCAGCCCGCCGGCCCCGAAAATCACCAGCTTGGGTAAAGGCTCCGGCGCTGGGGTGGAATTGGTAGAAAGCGTCATGCAACAGGTGGGTGAGGGCGGACGGGGAGCCGGTGAAGGCCTCAGTAGTGGCTTGGCCCGGCGCGCTGATTCCCTGGGCCCCGAGCACCCGCCGCACGGTGAGCAGCAGAATGCGCAGGTCCAGGGCCAGCGACACATGGTCGACGTACCAGACGTCGAATTCAAACTTTTGTTCCCACGCCAGCGCGTTGCGGCCATTAACCTGGGCCCAGCCCGTAATACCAGGCTTTACCTCGTGACGCCGGGCCTGCCGGGGCGAGTACAGCGGCAGATACTGGGGCAGCAGCGGGCGGGGCCCCACCAAACTCAGCTCCCCGCGCACCACGTTCCAGAGCTGGGGCAGCTCATCCAGGGACGAAGCGCGCAGCCACCGGCCCAGGCGGGTGAGGCGCTGGGCATCGGGCAGCAAGTGGCCGGCCTCGTCGCGGGCGTCCGACATCGTTTGGAGCTTGTAGAGGGTGAAAAGCGCGCCGTGCCGGCCCGGGCGAAGCTGGCGAAACAGCACGGCCCCGCGGTTTTGTAGCGCCAGCAGCCCGACGGCCCCGAGTAGCAGGGGCAGCGTGAGCACGGCCGCGGGCACGGCTACTGCCAGGTCAAGCACGCGCTTGCCCCAAAGGCGGTACCAGGATGCGGAATCAGAAACGGGCATACGCGCAACAAAAGCCATGGTCGGTGGCCGGGGCCGATGGGCAAAAATATGCTTTTTGTGCAGCGCAGGCAGTAGCTTGCGCCGTGCCCGGGCCCTGGCGCGTTCAACTTCCGGTTCTGGTGGTTGAACCCGCAGGCGCTGGGAGCCCGGTTTTTTTGCTTTCCGCCTCTGCCTGTTTTGCTTATGCTCGTCTTTCCCAACGCCAAACTCAACCTGGGCCTCTACGTCACGGAGCTGCGGCCCGACGGGTTTCGCAACCTCGAATCGGTGTTTGTGCCCCTGCCCTGGACCGACGCGCTGGAAGTGCTTCCCGCCGCGGCCAATTCCCTGAGCTTGTCGGGTATCCCAATTCCGGGCGACACGGCTACCAACCTCTGCTGGCGGGCCTACGAGCTACTGCGGGCTGATTTCGACCTACGGCCCGTGCAGATGCATTTGCACAAGGCCGTGCCCATCGGGGCGGGTCTGGGTGGCGGTTCCGGCGACGCAGCCTTTGCTTTGCGGGCCCTGAACGAGCTGTTTAGCTTGCGGCTGACCACGGCGCAG belongs to Hymenobacter cellulosilyticus and includes:
- a CDS encoding NeuD/PglB/VioB family sugar acetyltransferase codes for the protein MNEARPTWELTGFYDDQAPANPTIHGLPYLGNAAALNATTEDLHVSIAVGNGHSRAAIAGSLTSPRLRFATLVHPAVACQPYQHIELGEGCIVGQGCILTTDIRLGRHVLLNLGCTIGHDAVLDDFCSLMPHANVGGEAHLSTGVYLGTNATVINQVRIGARTIVGAGAVAVRDLPADCTAVGVPATVIKMHA
- a CDS encoding DegT/DnrJ/EryC1/StrS family aminotransferase, coding for MHSQDYDRIFLSPPHLGRHELNYVHKAIEDNWVAPAGPNLTGFEQDICQYTGAAHCVALSSGTAAIHLGLILLGVGPGDEVLCPSFTFVATANPILYLGATPVFVDSEPTTWNMCPDRLREAIEDRLRKGKKPKALILVHLYGMPALLQQLLAVAEAHDIPVLEDAAEALGSRYDGRRLGTFGHIGVFSFNGNKIITTSSGGALVTNQATWAEKTRFLATQAKDPAPYYQHSTVGYNYRLSNILAGIGRGQMELIDSRVKSRRENYQWYQKNLRDVPALQFGPTEPALGTSNRWLTTITLDPEHTSVTPEQVRQHLETHNIESRPLWKPLHQQPLFAHAPRYGQAVSADLFARGLCLPSGSALTETELQRVASALREILAP
- a CDS encoding membrane-associated protein; protein product: MPLPLKLVVSAFLAVMVPVYYLNYGATNFLYFCDIALLLCFISLWTESALPASMAAVGILLPQAFWCADFLGELLGVRLVGMTSYMFDPNRSLFLRGLSFFHGWLPFLLLFLVKRLGYDRRALWAWTGLGWSLCLVAYFLLPAAGTVMSDPKIPVNINYVFGFDDAQAQTWLPAPVYLVCWMATLLALVYVPTHFVLRKVFQSPMQLAKGPEKPQSNARMAA
- a CDS encoding trans-sulfuration enzyme family protein, with amino-acid sequence MKITPKITPIYQTSVFKFDDLNELEQYFGEPGSRYMYSRNGNPNSDELAEAVNKLEGGVGAIATGSGMAAIFAAILAYCQAGDHVLCAADIYGGSSSLLNAELSRMGITVTYVPFEQLYTLDEFVQPTTRLLLAETISNPLLRVADLQSLATECHRHGLKLVVDNTFASPIITRPLELGADITLHSVTKYIAGHSDVTAGVVVTNDAETAARLKQIGVFYGLTLSPMESWLAVRGLKTLRLRMREHSANALAIAHFLAAHPKVRQVNYPGLDAHPQHALAREQGAGQFGGMMSFLLADEASAVNDLMHRTKRFPFAPSLAGVDSSLSYPLGTSHRYLSSEQQQELGITVGLVRLSVGIEPLEELLADLAQALD
- a CDS encoding sugar transferase, whose protein sequence is MPVSDSASWYRLWGKRVLDLAVAVPAAVLTLPLLLGAVGLLALQNRGAVLFRQLRPGRHGALFTLYKLQTMSDARDEAGHLLPDAQRLTRLGRWLRASSLDELPQLWNVVRGELSLVGPRPLLPQYLPLYSPRQARRHEVKPGITGWAQVNGRNALAWEQKFEFDVWYVDHVSLALDLRILLLTVRRVLGAQGISAPGQATTEAFTGSPSALTHLLHDAFYQFHPSAGAFTQAGDFRGRRAGPRSFGAGPANQRSPAHVGADWFLRRPGSGQPYHSRPAVLGQRGGS